The following are from one region of the Halorussus rarus genome:
- a CDS encoding glycosyltransferase — translation MFTDHVTRVSIALLFAGVSTLLLLWYFGGYPLLMGITALRTESPNKDLTSTPFITIIVPTYNEETVVAQRVTNISELSYPEHSYEVLFVDSNSKDRTVPRLKEHITEGKHPEMRVLTESERRGKASAINTAIEAATGEIVLVSDANTWFDDEVLQMIGAHFNDPAVGGVAGRLKRSDGNIPTTAEFTASNQVYHDLEHIKSMGESRLDSVTQFVGEISAWRKSIATANPSSLAEDLDLSIQIRKEGYEIRYEPEAVVYEPDPDVASEQVEVNKRRLIGVLQAIVRHWRFLGTPTDYYRALIFPSRKTLQLLSPILFICLGGALTILLSVRAYQAFSWYLGLTTIGALGLASALQTIKSRVISTESSPSVSMATGVSLVKYLILMEYVILLSWAEFLLGRYSVRWDKSNSDRDMVNNEMSDREHNN, via the coding sequence ATGTTCACAGACCATGTGACGCGAGTGTCCATCGCACTTCTCTTCGCTGGAGTTTCAACCCTTCTCCTCCTTTGGTATTTCGGCGGGTATCCACTTCTTATGGGAATTACTGCACTGAGAACGGAGTCTCCTAACAAAGACCTAACTTCGACACCATTCATAACGATCATTGTACCCACCTATAACGAAGAAACTGTCGTCGCACAACGAGTGACAAATATCTCGGAATTATCCTATCCAGAGCACTCATATGAAGTCCTCTTTGTAGATTCCAACTCCAAAGATAGAACGGTTCCCCGACTGAAGGAGCATATCACCGAAGGTAAGCACCCCGAGATGCGCGTACTGACAGAATCAGAGCGACGAGGGAAAGCATCTGCAATCAATACTGCGATCGAAGCGGCTACCGGTGAAATCGTCCTCGTTTCAGATGCGAACACATGGTTCGACGACGAAGTCCTTCAAATGATAGGTGCCCACTTCAACGATCCGGCCGTTGGAGGTGTCGCTGGCCGCCTGAAACGTAGTGACGGTAACATTCCCACGACAGCCGAGTTCACTGCGTCAAATCAGGTCTATCACGACCTCGAACATATAAAATCAATGGGCGAATCCCGTCTTGATTCCGTGACCCAGTTCGTGGGCGAGATAAGCGCTTGGCGGAAATCTATCGCAACTGCAAACCCATCCAGTCTTGCAGAGGATCTTGATTTGTCGATTCAAATACGGAAGGAGGGATACGAAATCCGATATGAACCAGAAGCAGTCGTCTACGAACCTGACCCTGATGTAGCGAGCGAACAGGTGGAGGTCAACAAACGTCGATTAATCGGCGTCCTGCAAGCGATAGTGCGGCACTGGCGGTTCCTCGGAACACCGACAGATTACTACCGTGCCCTGATATTTCCTTCACGGAAAACGCTGCAACTTCTTTCGCCAATTCTCTTTATTTGCCTTGGCGGAGCACTCACAATATTATTGAGTGTCAGAGCGTACCAAGCCTTCAGTTGGTATCTTGGTTTAACAACCATTGGTGCACTCGGACTCGCCTCGGCTCTTCAAACCATTAAATCACGGGTCATTTCCACTGAATCCTCCCCCAGTGTCTCCATGGCTACAGGAGTCAGCTTAGTCAAGTATCTTATACTGATGGAATACGTGATTCTCCTATCATGGGCTGAATTTCTTCTGGGAAGATACTCGGTTCGCTGGGATAAATCGAACTCTGATAGAGATATGGTGAACAATGAAATGTCAGATAGGGAACATAATAATTGA
- a CDS encoding glycosyltransferase family 4 protein, whose amino-acid sequence MNILQLSKNQPCPPTSGEETRIWRTTKQLAQIGKVWLASPWDSDVVPPEDINVLPMNSPLLTWKTLQNDLWYGGFLFRHHPLVTIMTNRIVAAIRRQNLSFDIVVSESPQLMDAAKKIATGHSAPVLHNKHNAYYRYLDQYLEDKSFPRSVRHRAVRNMRKYEQQGIDNADAVVFMSENDQKAFSLSTTTISKIIPNGTDISHIQGGDNPASLIAELGIDTSKPVCVFVGSFDYDPNQGAAKIISTDLAPALPEVEFLLVGRRPPRSTPENVYTPGYVNDLSDILYLADIALCPLPRGSGTKLKMLDYLAAGLPIVTTTVGTQGIPIEDGVHAIVRDNPAEIVTALQMLINSPKLQDYLAENACDLGQQYDWKSLMSRYDTLLKRLVEVEHQFPSSQKR is encoded by the coding sequence ATGAATATACTTCAACTCAGTAAGAACCAACCGTGTCCACCAACAAGTGGGGAAGAAACACGGATCTGGCGTACTACGAAACAGCTTGCTCAAATCGGCAAGGTTTGGTTGGCCTCCCCTTGGGACAGCGATGTTGTTCCACCGGAGGATATCAATGTTTTACCGATGAACTCACCTCTATTGACTTGGAAAACCCTCCAAAACGACCTTTGGTACGGCGGTTTCTTATTCCGCCACCATCCACTGGTGACGATAATGACAAATCGGATTGTCGCTGCAATAAGAAGGCAAAACCTGTCGTTTGATATTGTTGTCTCTGAATCACCCCAACTTATGGATGCCGCCAAGAAGATCGCAACTGGTCACTCAGCACCAGTCCTTCATAATAAGCACAATGCGTATTATAGATATCTTGATCAGTATCTTGAAGATAAATCATTCCCACGCTCAGTCCGCCACCGGGCAGTTAGGAACATGCGAAAGTATGAACAGCAGGGTATAGACAATGCTGACGCAGTAGTATTCATGTCAGAAAATGACCAAAAAGCGTTTAGCCTCTCTACAACAACCATATCAAAAATCATACCGAATGGAACTGATATAAGCCATATACAAGGCGGAGATAATCCTGCGTCTCTCATTGCGGAACTCGGAATTGATACCTCGAAGCCCGTCTGTGTCTTCGTCGGTTCATTTGACTATGATCCTAATCAGGGTGCTGCCAAAATCATTAGTACAGATCTCGCTCCTGCGCTTCCCGAAGTTGAATTCCTTCTCGTGGGTCGCCGCCCACCACGAAGCACTCCTGAGAACGTATACACTCCAGGATACGTCAACGACCTATCGGATATATTATATTTAGCTGATATTGCACTCTGTCCGTTACCGCGGGGGTCTGGAACGAAGCTCAAAATGCTAGATTATCTTGCGGCGGGTCTTCCAATCGTCACGACAACTGTTGGGACTCAAGGGATTCCTATTGAAGACGGTGTTCACGCAATTGTTCGGGATAATCCTGCAGAGATAGTGACTGCACTCCAGATGCTTATTAATTCGCCTAAACTCCAAGATTATCTTGCTGAGAACGCGTGTGATCTCGGTCAACAGTATGATTGGAAGTCCCTCATGAGTCGATATGACACCTTACTCAAGCGGTTAGTCGAAGTTGAACATCAATTCCCATCCTCCCAGAAGCGATAA
- a CDS encoding glycosyltransferase, translating to MPQFERFMCRGEKKDFLAQHDLLCRRLARFSAGRVTSNTLCTNSNWTASIIERAYDVNPRIIYPPVDTKGFVNRSWDTRENGFITLGRISREKNVLEIIEIIREIRTKGHDVHLHLVGPIPDTSYAMSVRKQVAQNDFVFLEGALPRTELVDFICRHRFGLHGMTQEHYGMAVAELVAAGTIPFVPNGGGQREIVNKNELLLYDTPDEAISKIDNILSNPAQCQRVREELAKSANYFSPGQFQSEFFSLVNNSI from the coding sequence ATGCCTCAATTTGAACGCTTTATGTGTCGAGGTGAAAAGAAAGATTTTCTCGCACAACATGATTTACTGTGCCGAAGACTCGCCCGTTTTTCTGCTGGTCGCGTTACGAGTAATACATTGTGTACTAATTCGAACTGGACCGCCTCAATTATCGAAAGAGCATATGACGTAAACCCAAGGATCATCTATCCCCCAGTAGATACAAAAGGATTTGTTAACCGATCCTGGGATACTCGTGAAAACGGTTTTATTACCTTGGGTAGAATTAGCAGGGAAAAGAATGTATTGGAGATAATAGAAATTATTAGGGAAATACGTACAAAAGGACATGATGTACATCTTCATCTAGTGGGACCGATTCCCGATACTAGCTACGCTATGTCTGTTCGTAAACAGGTTGCTCAGAATGACTTCGTTTTTCTAGAAGGGGCTCTCCCTCGGACTGAATTGGTTGACTTCATTTGTCGGCATCGGTTTGGTCTACATGGTATGACTCAAGAGCACTATGGCATGGCCGTTGCTGAACTGGTTGCAGCCGGAACAATTCCGTTTGTACCAAATGGCGGCGGTCAACGGGAGATCGTCAATAAGAACGAACTCCTATTATATGATACCCCTGATGAAGCTATAAGTAAAATTGACAATATCCTTTCGAACCCCGCTCAGTGCCAACGTGTAAGAGAAGAACTCGCTAAATCAGCCAACTATTTTAGTCCGGGTCAGTTTCAATCTGAATTCTTTTCTTTAGTAAATAATTCAATTTAA
- a CDS encoding FkbM family methyltransferase produces the protein MREGLAKLPDQILTAARNIEALNYQHEVKGLRKQVHGISYFTYSLAPSPSEVLLTEFLSRSSPGDVLYDVGANIGNYTLVAAIADREVVSFEPDPEMFCRLQKNIGINDTNLVTAYNIGLANKETTLTFYQSSHQGRGSFNKFNATYDNSHIVGTQDVDVTMLDRIIESDSLPSPNHLKVDVEGFEKEVLQGASQTIEKYRPTLYIEPHETAENHGIEGLQKLVKSFNYKIEDYGYPWVCEPINDQQV, from the coding sequence TTGAGGGAGGGGTTAGCTAAATTGCCTGATCAAATATTGACAGCCGCTAGAAATATTGAGGCGCTCAATTATCAACATGAAGTGAAAGGGTTACGGAAACAGGTACATGGGATTTCTTATTTTACTTATAGCCTTGCTCCATCACCATCTGAAGTATTGTTAACTGAGTTTCTTTCTCGCTCATCACCTGGAGATGTTCTATATGATGTAGGTGCAAATATTGGAAACTACACATTAGTAGCGGCCATAGCAGATCGTGAGGTGGTCTCTTTTGAACCAGACCCTGAAATGTTTTGTAGACTTCAAAAGAATATTGGCATTAATGACACCAATTTAGTTACTGCATATAATATTGGTTTAGCAAATAAGGAAACAACTCTAACTTTCTATCAGTCCTCACATCAAGGTAGAGGATCATTCAATAAATTCAACGCAACATATGATAATTCCCATATAGTTGGAACTCAGGACGTTGACGTAACTATGTTAGATAGAATTATCGAGTCAGATTCTTTACCATCTCCGAATCATCTAAAGGTGGATGTAGAGGGATTCGAAAAGGAAGTCCTACAAGGTGCTAGTCAGACAATAGAAAAATATCGTCCTACGCTCTACATAGAACCCCATGAAACCGCCGAAAATCACGGAATTGAGGGATTACAGAAATTAGTAAAGAGTTTCAATTATAAGATTGAGGATTATGGATATCCGTGGGTATGTGAACCAATAAATGATCAACAAGTATAG
- a CDS encoding glycosyltransferase family 2 protein, whose protein sequence is MASESHQHEATVQEPEVISTDAETTGQSHPDVERATPTLSIVLPTMNEEDGIAECLERIHRAKDVIGMDIQIIVSDSSTDQTPEIAREYGATVVKPPEEGYGNAYKHGFEHIRGEYVAIGDADTTYDFEELPKLLTPLVLEEADIVLGSRFAGEIKPGAMPNLHQYVGNPLLTTFLNRFYDAGVTDAHSGFRVIRRDALEKLDLKSGGMEFASEMIMEAAEKDLEIVEVPITYHERVGDATLESFRDGWRHVKFMLQNAPSYLFTGPATFCGLAGGLLTIVSLLGIQFGGISFGVHTMIVASLCLLIGTQVGSLAVVSSIAANPIKSPSDRVTTWIAEEFQLEHGATLGLFLLGIGSAMAGYMTAEWLAGNVATPFVVPSLIAYTLIILGVQTIFSSFCFSLLVESRDLNKQSSIPVSRNYE, encoded by the coding sequence ATGGCATCAGAATCCCACCAGCACGAAGCAACGGTACAGGAACCAGAAGTCATTTCTACTGATGCCGAGACGACAGGGCAGTCCCATCCCGATGTTGAACGGGCTACGCCAACACTGAGTATTGTTCTCCCAACTATGAATGAGGAAGACGGAATTGCAGAGTGTCTTGAGCGCATCCACCGGGCTAAAGACGTAATCGGGATGGATATCCAGATCATTGTTAGCGATAGCTCAACCGATCAGACCCCTGAGATTGCACGTGAATACGGAGCAACTGTAGTGAAGCCACCCGAAGAGGGCTACGGAAACGCGTACAAGCACGGATTCGAACATATCCGTGGGGAATACGTCGCTATCGGTGATGCCGACACCACCTACGACTTCGAGGAACTCCCGAAACTACTGACGCCGCTCGTACTCGAAGAGGCAGACATCGTCTTGGGGAGTCGCTTCGCAGGTGAGATAAAACCAGGAGCAATGCCCAATTTACACCAGTATGTCGGCAATCCATTGCTTACCACGTTCTTGAATAGATTTTATGATGCTGGTGTGACTGATGCCCACAGCGGTTTCCGTGTCATTCGTCGTGATGCGCTAGAAAAACTCGATCTCAAAAGTGGGGGTATGGAGTTTGCAAGCGAAATGATAATGGAAGCGGCAGAGAAAGACCTTGAGATTGTCGAGGTGCCTATCACCTATCACGAAAGGGTGGGCGATGCCACCCTCGAAAGTTTCCGTGACGGGTGGCGACACGTGAAGTTCATGCTCCAAAACGCTCCCAGCTATCTCTTCACCGGACCCGCAACCTTCTGTGGACTTGCAGGAGGACTTCTTACTATAGTCTCCCTGTTAGGGATCCAATTTGGCGGCATCTCGTTTGGCGTCCATACGATGATTGTTGCCAGCCTCTGCCTGCTCATCGGAACGCAAGTCGGTAGTTTAGCCGTCGTCAGTTCAATTGCTGCAAATCCCATTAAATCACCAAGTGATCGGGTTACGACATGGATTGCAGAAGAATTCCAATTGGAGCATGGTGCAACCCTTGGTCTATTCTTGTTAGGAATTGGGTCGGCTATGGCTGGATACATGACTGCTGAGTGGCTAGCCGGTAACGTGGCGACACCATTTGTCGTACCAAGTCTCATCGCGTATACGCTGATCATCCTTGGGGTGCAGACAATCTTTAGTTCGTTCTGCTTCAGTCTCCTTGTTGAGAGTCGGGACCTCAACAAACAGAGTTCAATACCGGTATCTAGGAATTATGAATAA
- a CDS encoding helix-turn-helix transcriptional regulator, producing the protein MGDAQQSPTSLFQLVNQRYSFLAALDAQILQKRDLVTELDVSRSTVDRAIRELETAQLVRNHTSGYHATLYGRTVLACYESVLDTMSHIQRAKSLLALLPPDVAFEFSILIDAEVHTTSRPAPHTPTTRIAELVENASQLKGLAYAHTSPEAMSLFEEQILDVGMTAELVFQKEMFVVLADTYPEAVTDFTASNNFTGYIVRDLPYGLFILSLEDRTVVCLIIYDPNKQLQGIIVNDTSQAIAWGKDVFQQHRSEAAPLDGEEFNI; encoded by the coding sequence ATGGGGGATGCACAACAGTCACCAACGAGTCTCTTTCAACTGGTGAATCAACGGTACTCCTTCCTAGCGGCGCTTGACGCACAGATCTTACAGAAGCGAGATCTCGTAACTGAACTTGACGTTTCCCGGTCAACCGTTGACCGTGCTATTCGAGAACTGGAAACTGCACAGTTAGTGAGGAACCATACATCCGGTTATCACGCTACACTCTATGGCCGTACCGTATTGGCTTGTTATGAGTCTGTTCTTGATACGATGTCACATATTCAGCGTGCAAAATCTCTCTTGGCGTTGTTACCGCCTGATGTAGCATTCGAATTTAGTATCTTAATTGATGCTGAAGTTCACACCACGTCACGTCCTGCTCCGCATACACCAACTACCCGAATAGCAGAACTCGTTGAGAACGCATCTCAACTGAAAGGCCTTGCGTATGCTCATACGTCACCTGAAGCGATGAGCCTCTTCGAAGAACAGATACTTGACGTTGGGATGACAGCTGAGTTGGTATTCCAAAAAGAGATGTTCGTCGTCTTGGCGGATACCTATCCGGAAGCCGTCACAGATTTCACAGCCAGTAACAACTTCACTGGATACATAGTTAGAGACTTGCCATATGGACTATTCATACTTTCATTAGAAGATCGAACTGTCGTATGCCTCATTATTTATGATCCAAATAAACAACTTCAGGGGATCATCGTCAATGATACGTCACAGGCTATCGCCTGGGGGAAAGACGTGTTTCAACAGCATCGGTCTGAAGCCGCCCCCCTTGATGGAGAAGAGTTCAATATCTGA
- a CDS encoding ATP-binding protein: protein MAQFVDRDVELDQLTDCYESETADLVVIYGRRRLGKSELVRQSIADRDDAVYYQAVESTAQNQLEQFVDTTTAQFSSLRNVRRDWEALLEALGEEDAIVVIDEFPFLIEEDESLPSRIQRVWDMELQETGMTLVLVGSSISVMEDKVLSGSAPLYGRRTATIDLKPLSAADARQFFPAYDPETAITAWSIYGGTPYYLQTIDPEQPLGTNVQQSILSERGLLYSEPEFLLRTELRQPNTYFSILRALAHGRRTPNEIAGMAGMESGSLSTYLQKLRRIRLVERHIPVTESPTASKRGRYRIGAPLFRFWFRFVYGNQDQLRMLGDDAYNELVAPELADYVSPLFERLCQRALPKLIDRRFRDVGQWWFKEHELDVLGLTDDGLVAGECKFTSRPVSEGVLTDLERTTTEVRWSGEPADAKTLYVLFSRSGYTDDLEHVADTRDDVLLFDLSNVLSSL from the coding sequence ATGGCTCAATTCGTTGATCGAGACGTCGAACTCGATCAACTCACAGACTGCTACGAGTCCGAGACCGCAGATCTGGTCGTGATTTACGGACGGCGTCGTCTCGGGAAGAGTGAGCTCGTTCGTCAGTCCATCGCTGACCGGGACGACGCCGTCTACTACCAAGCGGTCGAGTCAACGGCGCAGAACCAGCTCGAACAGTTCGTCGATACCACCACCGCACAGTTCTCCTCATTGCGGAACGTCCGCCGTGATTGGGAGGCCCTTCTTGAAGCACTCGGTGAGGAAGACGCTATCGTCGTCATCGACGAGTTCCCCTTCCTCATTGAGGAGGACGAGTCGCTTCCCTCGCGGATTCAACGCGTCTGGGACATGGAGCTCCAAGAGACCGGGATGACGCTCGTTCTCGTCGGCTCCTCGATCAGCGTGATGGAGGACAAGGTACTCTCCGGAAGCGCACCGCTGTACGGTCGTCGGACGGCGACGATTGACCTCAAGCCCCTCTCCGCAGCTGATGCGCGCCAGTTCTTCCCGGCGTATGACCCCGAGACCGCCATCACCGCGTGGTCGATCTACGGCGGCACACCGTACTACCTCCAGACTATCGATCCGGAACAGCCGCTGGGGACAAACGTTCAGCAATCGATCCTCTCGGAGCGCGGCCTCTTGTACTCAGAGCCGGAGTTCTTACTCCGGACCGAACTTCGGCAGCCGAACACGTACTTCAGCATTCTCCGCGCGCTTGCTCACGGGCGTCGGACCCCGAACGAGATCGCAGGCATGGCCGGCATGGAGTCGGGATCGCTCAGCACGTACCTCCAGAAGCTTCGCCGGATCCGCCTCGTCGAACGCCACATTCCCGTGACAGAATCGCCGACGGCCTCTAAGCGCGGCCGATATCGCATCGGCGCGCCGCTGTTCCGGTTTTGGTTCCGGTTCGTGTACGGGAATCAGGACCAACTTCGGATGCTCGGCGACGACGCCTACAACGAACTCGTTGCGCCCGAACTCGCGGATTACGTGAGTCCGTTGTTCGAACGCCTCTGCCAGCGAGCGCTCCCGAAACTCATCGACCGCCGATTCCGTGACGTCGGGCAATGGTGGTTCAAAGAACACGAACTAGATGTCCTCGGTCTCACCGATGACGGACTCGTCGCGGGCGAGTGTAAGTTCACCTCCCGCCCCGTTAGTGAAGGCGTTCTCACCGATCTCGAACGCACGACGACGGAGGTGCGCTGGTCAGGGGAGCCAGCAGACGCAAAGACGCTGTACGTCCTGTTCAGCCGCTCCGGGTACACCGACGATCTCGAACACGTCGCTGACACGCGCGATGACGTCCTCCTCTTCGACCTCTCGAACGTCCTCTCATCACTATAA
- a CDS encoding DUF1616 domain-containing protein, which yields MALCYALVVGQQVESDLLRATFGVPLVLFAPGYAVVAVLFPRAADFGRSVTWTERTVLSFGTSLAVSPLVGLGLGLTPWRIRLLPVFVAISGVTLALVGIAAVRRLAVPAEERLTVPLGDWTASVHVGSFARGERVDLLLSVLLVVSLAAAGASVADEVTTPSGDADFTELYLLTENESGRLVADDYPTEFAAGETKRMHVGLTNREGRQISYAIVVELQRVDPADGSAESSVTREEVLYRTHQSVSPGESWVEAVSLTPTLTGPNLRLAVLAYAGPPPENPSVENAYRETHLWVNVTADNQSASR from the coding sequence GTGGCACTATGTTACGCGCTCGTCGTCGGCCAGCAAGTCGAATCCGATCTGCTCCGGGCAACGTTCGGCGTTCCACTCGTCCTCTTCGCGCCGGGCTACGCCGTCGTGGCCGTTCTCTTCCCGAGGGCGGCCGACTTCGGCAGGTCGGTGACGTGGACCGAGCGCACCGTCCTCTCGTTCGGGACGAGCCTCGCGGTGTCGCCGTTGGTCGGTCTCGGTCTCGGCCTCACGCCGTGGCGCATCCGGCTACTCCCCGTCTTCGTCGCCATCAGCGGCGTGACGCTCGCACTAGTGGGAATCGCGGCCGTCCGACGACTGGCGGTCCCGGCCGAGGAGCGCCTGACGGTTCCGCTCGGCGACTGGACGGCCAGCGTCCACGTCGGTTCGTTCGCCCGCGGCGAGCGGGTGGACCTCCTTTTGAGCGTGTTGCTGGTCGTAAGCCTCGCCGCCGCGGGTGCGAGCGTCGCCGACGAGGTGACGACTCCCTCCGGCGACGCGGACTTCACCGAACTCTACCTGCTGACCGAGAACGAGAGCGGACGACTCGTCGCCGACGACTATCCCACCGAGTTCGCCGCGGGCGAGACCAAACGGATGCACGTCGGCCTCACCAACCGCGAGGGGCGGCAGATTTCCTACGCCATCGTCGTGGAGTTACAGCGGGTCGACCCGGCAGACGGGTCTGCCGAGTCGTCGGTCACGCGCGAGGAGGTCCTGTATCGGACCCACCAGTCGGTCTCGCCCGGCGAGTCGTGGGTCGAAGCGGTGTCGCTCACGCCGACCCTCACGGGACCGAACCTCCGACTTGCGGTCCTCGCCTACGCGGGGCCACCGCCGGAGAATCCCTCCGTCGAGAATGCCTACCGGGAGACCCACCTGTGGGTGAACGTCACCGCCGATAATCAGTCTGCCAGCCGATAG